In one window of Streptomyces sp. NBC_00193 DNA:
- a CDS encoding oxygenase MpaB family protein, producing MDKPSAADRTLRGRLGATLFSRVAGPSGPANRARIHTTPGPRWFGPDRPIRTVHGDASMFIGGLSALLLQSLHPLAMSAVAAHSGFRGDPWGRLQRTSTFLAVTTYGTAQDAQLAVDGVRAVHERVRGTTAEGEPYCAADPHLLGWVHAAEVDSFLRAHERFGAHPWDAAGYDAYVADTARVAAALGVVDPPRDRSSLLALLTAYRPELRATPEALEAARFLLRHPPLPWPARVPYALLAANAIALLPPWAPGMLGLRPATAPVDTCVRLSGRALTRSIRWAMTPPPRPPS from the coding sequence ATGGACAAGCCCTCCGCCGCCGACCGGACCCTACGGGGGCGGCTCGGCGCGACGCTGTTCAGCCGGGTGGCCGGACCATCGGGCCCCGCCAACCGCGCACGGATCCACACCACACCCGGCCCCCGCTGGTTCGGCCCCGACCGCCCCATCCGCACGGTCCACGGTGACGCCTCGATGTTCATCGGAGGCCTCAGCGCCCTCCTGCTGCAGTCCCTGCACCCCCTCGCCATGAGCGCCGTCGCGGCGCACTCCGGCTTCCGCGGCGACCCCTGGGGCAGGCTCCAGCGCACCAGCACCTTCCTCGCCGTCACCACCTACGGCACGGCGCAGGACGCGCAGCTGGCCGTCGACGGCGTCCGCGCGGTCCACGAGCGGGTCCGGGGCACCACGGCGGAGGGCGAACCGTACTGCGCGGCCGATCCCCACCTGCTGGGCTGGGTGCACGCGGCGGAGGTCGACAGCTTCCTCCGCGCACACGAGCGCTTCGGCGCGCACCCTTGGGACGCAGCCGGATACGACGCCTACGTCGCGGACACCGCGAGGGTGGCAGCAGCCCTCGGCGTGGTGGACCCACCCCGCGACCGGTCCTCGCTCCTGGCCCTCCTGACCGCATACCGGCCGGAGTTGCGGGCCACCCCCGAAGCGCTCGAAGCAGCGCGCTTCCTCCTCCGCCACCCACCCCTGCCCTGGCCGGCCCGGGTTCCGTACGCGCTGCTCGCCGCGAACGCGATCGCCCTGCTGCCCCCGTGGGCGCCGGGCATGCTCGGCCTGCGCCCCGCAACCGCCCCGGTGGACACCTGCGTACGCCTGTCCGGCCGGGCCCTCACACGGTCGATCCGCTGGGCGATGACCCCACCGCCCCGGCCGCCGAGCTGA
- a CDS encoding MMPL family transporter, with protein sequence MSASPRFTRWLIPAVLVVAWLLVGGGLGPYAGKLGEVATNDQTAFLPRSAESTRVVEAQKAFRQDESLPVIVVWTAKTPGAQLGPRQQEDATRALADLSVPGQTTGPAPAASAAVLSADGRALQGVVQLRPDLGEELPRTLEEIAAAAAKVPGTVAQLAGPAASQADLADAFAGIDGLLLAVALVAVLLILLLVYRSVLLPVVIIIGAVFALGLACGIVYVLADRGIVRVDGQVQGILSILVIGAATDYALLLTARFREELQAREDRFAAVRAALRRSVGPITASAGTVALGLLALLLSDLTNNRALGPVGAIGIVCAVLSTLTFLPAVLVLLGRAAYWPARIGHTAEDGAGHGIWTKVAAVVDRAPRKVWALSLAALLACAAFAPTLNAKGVPLDEIFVNDAPSVAAQQTLSEHFPGGSGNPAVVIADADRLDQVARAAERTEGVAAVTPFSAAGPTGGAPLVADGKVRLDATLEAPSGSRAAQQTVVRLRQALHAVPDADAIVGGSSAQQYDTQRTAEHDRMLIIPVVLVIILIILVGLLRSLLMPLLLVATVALSFVATLGISAIVFQQFLGFSGTDSSVPLYGFVFLVALGVDYNIFLMTRVREESLLYGTRRGVLRGLVATGGVITSAGVVLAATFAALAVIPLAFMLQIAFIVAFGVLLDTLVVRSLLVPALVRDIGPAAWWPGALSRATDEEEDH encoded by the coding sequence ATGTCCGCCTCACCACGGTTCACCCGATGGCTGATCCCTGCCGTCCTCGTCGTGGCCTGGCTGCTCGTCGGAGGCGGGCTGGGCCCGTACGCGGGGAAGCTCGGCGAGGTGGCCACCAACGACCAGACCGCCTTCCTGCCCCGCAGCGCCGAGTCCACCCGGGTCGTCGAGGCGCAGAAGGCCTTCCGGCAGGACGAGAGCCTGCCGGTGATCGTCGTGTGGACGGCGAAGACACCGGGCGCGCAGCTGGGACCCCGGCAACAGGAGGACGCCACGCGGGCCCTGGCCGACCTGAGCGTCCCGGGCCAGACGACCGGCCCTGCCCCGGCCGCCTCCGCCGCCGTCCTGTCCGCCGACGGCCGGGCCCTGCAAGGCGTCGTCCAGCTCCGACCCGACCTCGGGGAGGAGCTGCCCCGCACCCTGGAGGAGATCGCCGCGGCCGCGGCGAAGGTCCCGGGCACCGTGGCGCAGTTGGCCGGTCCCGCGGCGAGCCAGGCCGACCTCGCCGATGCCTTCGCCGGAATCGACGGACTCCTGCTGGCCGTTGCCCTCGTGGCCGTCCTGCTGATCCTCCTGCTGGTCTACCGCAGCGTGCTGCTCCCCGTGGTGATCATCATCGGGGCCGTGTTCGCCCTGGGCCTCGCCTGCGGAATCGTCTACGTGCTGGCCGACCGCGGCATCGTCCGCGTCGACGGGCAGGTGCAGGGCATCCTCTCGATCCTGGTGATCGGCGCGGCCACCGACTACGCCCTGCTCCTCACGGCACGCTTCCGCGAGGAGCTCCAGGCCCGCGAGGACCGGTTCGCCGCCGTACGGGCCGCCCTGCGCCGGTCCGTCGGGCCCATCACGGCGAGCGCGGGCACCGTCGCCCTCGGCCTGCTCGCCCTGCTGCTGAGCGACCTCACCAACAACCGCGCCCTCGGCCCGGTCGGGGCTATCGGCATCGTGTGCGCGGTGCTGAGCACGCTCACCTTCCTGCCCGCCGTCCTCGTCCTGCTCGGCCGCGCCGCCTACTGGCCCGCCAGGATCGGGCACACCGCCGAGGACGGCGCCGGCCACGGGATCTGGACGAAGGTGGCGGCCGTGGTGGACCGTGCCCCGCGCAAGGTCTGGGCCCTCAGCCTCGCCGCCCTCCTGGCCTGCGCGGCCTTCGCCCCCACGCTCAACGCCAAGGGAGTGCCGCTGGACGAGATCTTCGTGAACGACGCCCCGTCGGTGGCTGCCCAGCAGACCCTGAGCGAGCACTTCCCCGGCGGATCGGGCAACCCGGCCGTCGTGATCGCGGACGCCGACCGGCTCGACCAGGTCGCGCGGGCGGCCGAACGTACCGAAGGCGTCGCCGCGGTCACCCCCTTCTCCGCAGCGGGACCGACGGGCGGCGCACCCCTCGTGGCGGACGGGAAGGTCCGCCTCGACGCCACGCTCGAAGCCCCCTCGGGCAGCCGGGCGGCGCAGCAGACCGTCGTCCGGCTGCGTCAGGCACTCCACGCCGTACCGGACGCGGACGCCATCGTCGGCGGCTCCAGCGCGCAGCAGTACGACACCCAGCGCACCGCCGAGCACGACCGCATGCTCATCATCCCCGTCGTCCTGGTGATCATCCTGATCATCCTCGTAGGGCTGCTGCGCTCGCTGCTGATGCCCCTCCTCCTGGTCGCCACCGTCGCCCTCAGCTTCGTCGCGACCCTGGGCATCTCCGCGATCGTGTTCCAGCAGTTCCTCGGCTTCAGCGGGACCGACTCCTCCGTACCCCTCTACGGCTTCGTCTTCCTCGTGGCCCTCGGGGTCGACTACAACATCTTCCTGATGACCCGCGTCCGCGAGGAATCCCTGCTGTACGGCACCCGCCGGGGCGTACTACGAGGCCTGGTGGCCACCGGCGGCGTGATCACCTCCGCGGGTGTCGTCCTCGCCGCCACGTTCGCCGCGCTCGCCGTCATCCCGCTGGCGTTCATGCTCCAGATCGCCTTCATCGTGGCCTTCGGCGTACTCCTCGACACCCTCGTCGTCCGGTCCCTCCTGGTACCGGCCCTCGTCCGGGACATCGGCCCGGCCGCATGGTGGCCGGGCGCGCTCAGCCGCGCCACGGACGAGGAGGAAGACCACTGA
- a CDS encoding DUF6493 family protein: MNLTSAPEQVSTEGALAAVRRGRTAELPGRLKLLDRTQRRELLVGLKELRAELRAQGWDGWQQRDLMSPALVVAGAGCHTGAAAAAAWIGARDMRRWQQVPVGVLLDVLADRDAGWLGDLAHRLAARASTVEQDYPLISELVRIAGCPMPTTDGCVEGWAATVGTSRTPLALALRRDPHVGALVPCLFETAEPVRFLGWRCDPDDPHHWPAALAGLAADGIVDRAVLLDGCTARLLRGGKYNQLKPYQAIWQALRPTEEEERERTADWIALTADAPSPVAGYAQQILARLAAAGHLTPGLLAEMSAAVLFRPEKKLVRAQLVLIGKELRRDPTAAPELLPVLGEAFGHPDTDIQERALKLTALHLTDDPALRAELAEQARSLSPAHRARAVELLGQEAAAPVEETAPYREILPPPPAEVPLAPAPGTVAETVELVAAVINSRTVTVEEFERALDGLVRHAHRDRSALAEALRPALADQWWLDPARSRRYGGELAGLAHVAAAVLDAHQTGEQPEALVSWRSDCHHTAFAVARHARLVEAARHIRTRPLPFLLATPTGQTGTLDPRVLVERLAAYRGLGEQPAPVDLAQALLRVRRDPAALPAAAALGTPEGDRLAAWLGEAGEPAALTRRTASAVPYAYGETPAHLVLDTAERTTLLREFPAAFHELAQARKATDRCWDGGEDADALLIAAWPEDRETLAAWWLPEVTACAVHEGRGGLAALPELAAAGGPAAGPALHLAVATGLGARHPEDRLRAVDALLTLAAREELDAGRLGSDLGELLNLGTVKPNRLADSLRTAAATGACTTTWAVLAAVLPVLLTGSADPRGAGDLLSTAADCVEQSGAASPEPAGLAETASRPGRSRLVTQASRLRDALRRNAEGPAAGPR; the protein is encoded by the coding sequence ATGAACCTCACCTCCGCCCCCGAGCAGGTTTCCACCGAAGGCGCCCTCGCGGCGGTACGCAGGGGACGTACCGCCGAACTGCCCGGGCGGCTCAAGCTGTTGGACCGCACGCAGCGCCGGGAACTGCTCGTCGGTCTGAAGGAGTTGCGCGCCGAACTGCGGGCCCAGGGCTGGGACGGCTGGCAGCAAAGGGATCTGATGAGTCCGGCTCTGGTGGTCGCCGGAGCCGGCTGCCACACCGGCGCGGCAGCAGCCGCCGCATGGATCGGCGCCCGGGACATGCGCCGCTGGCAGCAGGTGCCCGTCGGCGTCCTGCTCGACGTCCTGGCCGACCGGGACGCGGGGTGGCTCGGCGACCTCGCCCACCGGCTGGCCGCCCGGGCCTCCACCGTCGAACAGGACTACCCGCTGATCAGCGAACTCGTCCGGATCGCAGGCTGCCCGATGCCCACCACCGACGGCTGCGTCGAAGGCTGGGCCGCGACCGTGGGCACCTCCCGCACCCCGCTCGCCCTCGCCCTGCGCCGCGACCCCCACGTCGGCGCCCTCGTGCCGTGCCTCTTCGAGACCGCCGAGCCGGTCCGGTTCCTCGGCTGGCGCTGCGACCCGGACGACCCCCACCACTGGCCGGCAGCCCTGGCCGGCCTGGCGGCGGACGGCATCGTGGACCGTGCCGTCCTCCTCGACGGATGTACGGCCCGCCTGCTGCGCGGAGGCAAGTACAACCAGTTGAAGCCCTACCAGGCCATCTGGCAGGCGCTCCGGCCGACCGAGGAAGAAGAGCGCGAGCGCACCGCCGACTGGATCGCGCTGACCGCCGACGCCCCGTCCCCGGTGGCCGGGTACGCCCAGCAGATACTCGCGCGGCTCGCCGCGGCGGGCCACCTCACCCCCGGACTGCTGGCCGAGATGTCGGCAGCCGTCCTCTTCCGCCCCGAGAAGAAGCTCGTCCGCGCCCAGCTGGTGCTGATCGGCAAGGAGCTGCGCCGTGACCCGACGGCCGCCCCCGAGCTGCTTCCGGTGCTCGGCGAAGCCTTCGGCCACCCCGACACCGACATCCAGGAGCGGGCGCTCAAACTGACCGCCCTCCACCTCACCGACGACCCCGCCCTGCGAGCCGAACTCGCCGAGCAGGCCCGGTCGCTGAGCCCGGCGCACCGGGCCCGTGCCGTGGAACTCCTCGGGCAGGAGGCGGCCGCCCCCGTCGAGGAGACCGCTCCCTACCGGGAGATCCTTCCGCCGCCCCCGGCCGAGGTCCCGCTCGCCCCGGCCCCCGGGACGGTCGCGGAGACCGTGGAACTCGTCGCGGCCGTCATCAACTCCCGTACCGTGACCGTCGAGGAGTTCGAGCGGGCCCTGGACGGCCTGGTCCGACACGCGCACCGGGACCGCTCTGCCCTCGCCGAAGCGCTGCGCCCGGCGCTCGCCGACCAGTGGTGGCTCGACCCCGCCCGGTCCCGCCGGTACGGCGGCGAGCTGGCCGGACTCGCGCACGTCGCCGCCGCCGTCCTGGACGCGCATCAGACCGGGGAGCAGCCGGAGGCGCTCGTGAGCTGGCGCAGCGACTGCCACCACACGGCGTTCGCCGTCGCCCGCCACGCCCGACTGGTCGAGGCGGCCCGGCACATCAGGACCCGGCCGCTGCCCTTCCTGCTCGCCACGCCCACCGGGCAGACCGGCACCCTGGATCCCCGGGTGCTCGTCGAGCGCCTCGCTGCCTACCGGGGCCTCGGCGAGCAGCCCGCCCCGGTGGACCTCGCGCAGGCCCTGCTGCGCGTACGCCGTGACCCCGCCGCCCTTCCTGCCGCAGCAGCTCTCGGCACACCGGAGGGAGACAGGCTGGCGGCCTGGCTCGGAGAGGCAGGCGAGCCCGCGGCCCTCACCCGCCGCACCGCGTCGGCCGTGCCGTACGCGTATGGCGAAACCCCCGCGCACCTCGTGCTCGACACGGCGGAACGGACGACGCTGCTGCGGGAGTTCCCGGCCGCGTTCCACGAACTGGCGCAGGCCCGCAAGGCCACCGACCGCTGCTGGGACGGTGGAGAGGACGCCGACGCCCTGCTGATCGCGGCCTGGCCCGAGGACCGGGAGACCCTGGCCGCCTGGTGGCTCCCCGAGGTCACGGCCTGCGCCGTCCACGAAGGGCGCGGTGGCCTGGCCGCGCTCCCGGAGCTCGCCGCGGCCGGCGGACCCGCCGCCGGGCCGGCCCTGCACCTCGCCGTGGCCACCGGCCTCGGCGCCCGCCACCCGGAGGACCGGCTCCGGGCCGTGGACGCGCTGCTCACCCTCGCGGCCCGGGAGGAACTGGACGCAGGCCGCCTGGGCAGTGACCTGGGCGAACTCCTGAACCTGGGCACGGTCAAACCCAACCGGCTCGCCGACTCGCTGCGCACCGCCGCCGCCACCGGAGCCTGCACGACCACCTGGGCCGTCCTGGCCGCCGTACTCCCCGTGCTGCTCACCGGCTCGGCCGACCCGAGGGGCGCCGGGGACCTCCTCTCGACGGCAGCCGACTGCGTGGAGCAGTCGGGAGCGGCATCGCCCGAGCCCGCGGGCCTCGCCGAGACCGCCTCCCGCCCCGGCCGCTCCCGCCTGGTCACCCAGGCCTCCCGCCTCCGCGACGCCCTCCGGCGCAACGCGGAAGGACCGGCTGCGGGACCCCGGTAG
- a CDS encoding SWIM zinc finger family protein, with product MTRTAHTFAYARPSSLTSAGEGRTLGLETAGGLTPAGAEAHPQFFAGFLSAPQAAARALLAVADVAAARYFRRTLRASLDPVVTGNGDRLRFESFSGCCGVYARLDVLPEGLRGADTGHGTTNVDVNNPLREALSRLTGDDPLHLRVGPDEMAVTTLDGAVVEKKVPLPDRWLRGFAESQAITTGFDLRAELGPVETARFLRSLPRTAGGGGAAGGPLWVVPAGRTLRPTTRPVPGAVCLPGPERLAALQRVLRQATGLRVHGPAADGANPTASAWEIGLPGMRLTLTLSPEPDRGFSGEGAVLEALATDEAAEDAELISVLLAWEPRIDPADLADQSGLPVARVRAALTRLGTAGRVGYDIAEAAYFHRELPYDARRAERHNPRLVAARALLTAGAVTLDRRGTSVVASGERRYQVRESGGALSCTCQWWADHRGRRGPCKHALATRMALRASATTATAAHAADTASTGAAR from the coding sequence ATGACGCGAACCGCACACACTTTCGCCTACGCGCGCCCCTCCTCGCTGACCTCCGCCGGGGAGGGCCGGACCCTCGGCCTGGAGACCGCGGGCGGTCTGACCCCGGCCGGGGCCGAGGCCCACCCGCAGTTCTTCGCCGGGTTCCTGAGTGCCCCTCAGGCGGCCGCCCGCGCGCTGCTCGCCGTCGCGGACGTGGCCGCGGCCCGCTACTTCCGCCGCACCCTGCGCGCCTCGCTCGACCCGGTGGTCACCGGCAACGGCGACCGGTTGCGCTTCGAATCCTTCTCCGGCTGCTGTGGTGTGTACGCCCGGCTCGACGTGCTGCCCGAGGGGCTGCGCGGCGCCGACACCGGCCACGGCACCACCAACGTCGACGTCAACAACCCGCTGCGCGAGGCGCTGTCCCGGCTCACCGGAGACGACCCGCTGCACCTGCGGGTCGGCCCCGACGAGATGGCCGTCACCACCCTGGACGGCGCGGTCGTCGAGAAGAAGGTGCCGCTGCCCGACCGCTGGCTGCGCGGCTTCGCCGAGTCCCAGGCCATCACCACCGGGTTCGACCTGCGCGCCGAACTGGGACCCGTCGAGACCGCCCGATTCCTGCGCTCCCTCCCGCGCACCGCGGGGGGAGGCGGAGCCGCGGGCGGCCCGCTCTGGGTGGTCCCCGCGGGCCGCACCCTGCGCCCCACCACCCGGCCCGTCCCCGGCGCGGTCTGCCTGCCCGGCCCCGAGCGCCTCGCCGCCCTCCAGCGGGTACTGCGACAGGCCACCGGCCTGCGCGTCCACGGTCCTGCGGCGGACGGAGCCAACCCCACCGCCTCCGCCTGGGAGATCGGCCTGCCGGGCATGCGGCTCACCCTCACCCTCTCCCCGGAGCCGGACCGCGGATTCTCCGGCGAAGGCGCCGTCCTGGAGGCCCTCGCGACCGACGAGGCGGCCGAGGACGCCGAGCTGATCTCCGTCCTGCTCGCCTGGGAACCGCGCATCGACCCGGCCGACCTCGCCGACCAGTCGGGCCTCCCGGTCGCACGGGTCAGGGCCGCACTCACCCGCCTCGGCACCGCCGGACGGGTCGGCTACGACATCGCCGAAGCCGCCTACTTCCACCGGGAGCTGCCCTACGACGCCCGGCGCGCCGAACGCCACAACCCGCGCCTCGTCGCCGCCCGGGCCCTGCTCACGGCCGGCGCGGTCACCCTGGACCGCCGCGGCACCTCCGTCGTGGCCTCCGGCGAACGCCGCTACCAAGTACGCGAGTCCGGAGGCGCTCTCAGCTGCACCTGCCAGTGGTGGGCCGACCACCGGGGCCGCCGAGGCCCTTGTAAGCATGCCCTCGCCACCCGGATGGCTTTGCGGGCATCCGCCACCACCGCCACTGCCGCCCATGCCGCCGACACCGCTTCCACCGGAGCCGCACGATGA
- a CDS encoding dienelactone hydrolase family protein, which yields MEFTSAQRLDDGVIEREFTLGEIPGTLWTPESAVPLPLILMAHNNGLPRNQSRLVARARHSAAAGYAVATIDAAGCGGRPRSAADEQARGELRRAMQAGEPVEEIFESLVGSLVEKAVPEWRTTLDALLALPGIGGPVGYSGWMALGIRLTAVEPRISAAGFFAGGFVPRAQHEEARQVTVPLLLLLQWDDEGNPRQRALDLFDAFGSKEKTLHANPGGHTGTPWFEVEDGSRFFDRHLK from the coding sequence ATGGAATTCACTTCTGCGCAGCGTCTCGACGACGGCGTGATCGAGCGCGAGTTCACACTCGGCGAGATCCCCGGCACCCTGTGGACGCCCGAATCCGCCGTACCTCTCCCGCTGATCCTGATGGCCCACAACAACGGCCTGCCCAGGAACCAATCCCGGCTGGTGGCCCGGGCCCGGCACTCCGCGGCGGCCGGCTACGCGGTGGCCACCATCGACGCCGCCGGGTGCGGTGGCCGGCCCCGTTCCGCCGCCGACGAGCAGGCGCGCGGCGAACTCCGCCGGGCGATGCAGGCCGGCGAGCCGGTCGAGGAGATCTTCGAGTCCCTGGTCGGCTCGCTGGTCGAGAAGGCGGTCCCGGAATGGCGGACCACCCTGGACGCCCTCCTTGCGCTGCCCGGAATCGGCGGCCCGGTCGGGTACTCGGGTTGGATGGCCCTGGGCATCCGCCTGACGGCGGTCGAGCCGCGCATCTCCGCCGCCGGCTTCTTCGCCGGGGGTTTCGTGCCCCGCGCCCAGCACGAGGAGGCCCGGCAGGTCACCGTTCCGCTGCTCTTGCTGCTGCAGTGGGACGACGAGGGGAACCCCCGGCAGCGGGCCCTGGACTTGTTCGACGCCTTCGGCAGCAAGGAGAAGACGCTGCACGCCAATCCGGGCGGGCACACCGGTACCCCGTGGTTCGAGGTGGAGGACGGCAGCCGGTTCTTCGACCGGCACCTGAAGTAG
- a CDS encoding matrixin family metalloprotease, with translation MKRLFAALSAAAALLLTAPPPAAAVAAAPCVKGESESRSYSSVDDGEIRWTATTAYADAYKHALKAWQYAGHKIELAPDSASTVNDLEFVDYNDPKDTAAAKWTYRGGPGQTDYIRFNTAAMKNADRTKRRQIAAHELGHALGLCHKSDAGGPGYVRSLMWPGAHAYFDLPQDVDRANYSKLWG, from the coding sequence ATGAAGCGACTGTTCGCGGCCTTATCGGCGGCTGCCGCCCTGCTCCTGACCGCCCCGCCCCCAGCGGCAGCCGTCGCCGCCGCGCCGTGCGTCAAGGGCGAGTCCGAGTCGCGGTCGTACAGCTCGGTGGACGACGGCGAGATCAGATGGACGGCGACCACGGCCTACGCCGACGCGTACAAGCATGCGCTCAAGGCCTGGCAGTACGCGGGCCACAAGATCGAGCTGGCCCCGGACTCGGCGAGCACCGTCAACGACTTGGAGTTCGTGGACTACAACGACCCCAAGGACACCGCCGCCGCGAAATGGACCTACCGGGGAGGCCCCGGGCAGACCGACTACATCCGCTTCAACACGGCGGCGATGAAGAACGCCGACCGGACCAAGCGCCGCCAGATCGCAGCGCACGAGCTGGGCCACGCCCTGGGCCTGTGCCACAAGTCCGACGCGGGCGGGCCGGGCTACGTGCGGTCCCTGATGTGGCCGGGCGCCCACGCGTACTTCGACCTCCCGCAGGACGTCGACAGGGCCAACTACTCGAAACTGTGGGGCTGA
- a CDS encoding FUSC family protein — translation MFGGTAAASAAYGSLLGLIGRALPFGRGYRVPLGAVLILRPGFSRTYGRAAARLGGTVFGLIIAGTIVQLAHPGPLASGTLSVIFGGLILLFGRRPDCAPGSPTGSRRTSSTPPPSCATTPSPPCRAPATAAKPSCPPVPPSSPGATPWPWPRRNPYANAASPAPRRPDPNRPSPGSPTSPCPRQPPPALGGHPGHRIAAVGRGRGPCGTGPPRPHLGTRPHRTRHLARRRPRRRAPHRAQTPA, via the coding sequence CTGTTCGGCGGTACCGCGGCCGCGAGCGCCGCCTACGGCTCCCTGCTGGGCCTCATCGGCCGCGCCCTGCCCTTCGGACGCGGCTACCGGGTCCCGCTGGGCGCCGTCCTGATCCTGCGCCCGGGCTTCTCCCGCACCTACGGCCGCGCCGCGGCCCGCCTCGGCGGCACCGTCTTCGGCCTGATCATCGCCGGCACCATCGTGCAGCTCGCCCACCCCGGACCCCTCGCGTCCGGGACCCTCTCCGTGATCTTCGGCGGCCTGATCCTGCTGTTTGGGAGACGCCCCGACTGCGCACCCGGCTCGCCGACTGGATCAAGACGGACCTCGTCTACGCCGCCACCGTCGTGCGCCACTACGCCGAGCCCACCCTGCAGAGCGCCCGCGACAGCCGCGAAGCCGTCCTGCCCGCCCGTGCCTCCGTCCTCGCCTGGCGCAACGCCGTGGCCCTGGCCGAGAAGGAACCCGTACGCCAACGCGGCCTCTCCCGCACCACGGAGGCCGGATCCGAACAGGCCCTCGCCGGGTTCGCCCACGTCACCATGCCCCCGGCAGCCCCCTCCTGCCCTCGGCGGCCACCCTGGCCACCGCATTGCAGCAGTCGGCCGAGGACGCGGACCGTGCGGTACGGGACCACCGCGTCCCCACCTGGGAACCCGTCCGCACCGCACTCGGCACCTGGCACGACGAAGACCCCGGCGGCGTGCACCACACCGAGCACAGACGCCGGCCTGA
- a CDS encoding deoxynucleoside kinase: MPVICVGGMIGIGKTSVAELLAKELGSEVFYESVEDNPILPLFYTASPEEIEAKRYPFLLQLYFLQTRFAAIKEAYKQGDNVLDRSIYEDWYFAKVNHDLGRISSLEMQVYEGLLGEMMREIDGLPYRKAPDLMVYLKADFETVLHRIGLRGRDFEQDESLVEYYRTLWAGYDDWVNKHYSASEVLVIDMNHTDVVHNPDDAARVAREVKDALAAGRPRA, from the coding sequence ATGCCAGTGATCTGCGTCGGAGGCATGATCGGAATCGGCAAGACGAGCGTGGCCGAGCTGCTCGCCAAGGAGCTGGGCAGCGAAGTCTTCTACGAGAGCGTGGAAGACAATCCGATCCTCCCGCTCTTCTACACGGCGAGCCCCGAGGAGATCGAGGCGAAGCGCTACCCCTTCCTCCTCCAGCTGTACTTCCTGCAGACGCGCTTCGCCGCGATCAAGGAGGCGTACAAGCAGGGCGACAACGTCCTGGACCGGTCGATCTACGAGGACTGGTACTTCGCCAAGGTCAATCACGACCTGGGCCGGATCAGCTCCCTCGAGATGCAGGTCTACGAGGGACTGCTGGGCGAGATGATGCGCGAGATCGACGGCCTGCCGTACCGCAAGGCGCCCGATCTCATGGTCTACCTCAAGGCGGACTTCGAGACGGTGCTGCACCGCATCGGGCTGCGGGGTCGTGATTTCGAGCAGGACGAGAGCCTCGTCGAGTACTACCGGACGCTGTGGGCCGGCTATGACGACTGGGTGAACAAGCACTACTCGGCCAGCGAGGTCCTCGTCATCGACATGAACCACACGGACGTGGTGCACAACCCGGACGACGCGGCCCGCGTGGCGCGCGAGGTCAAGGACGCCCTGGCGGCAGGCCGTCCCAGGGCCTGA